AGGTGATGGACTGCACAGCAAAGAGGAATGGGTCGAAGTCGAGAGtctgcagcagcaggagaATGTCTACAGGAGACTGATCGAAGACTTTTGTCAGTGATAGCTGAGATATTCTGCATGCGAGTAAAACCCGTTCGAGTAAAATCTGCTATGATGTACATAGTTGTGAATGACCAAACGACAAGCTACTCAGTGTATAGAGAGTACTATTCAATACTTATAGATTTTCTGATATAGGTAGCGGTATAGATCAGCAGAGAATTAAGTATATCCTATTGGCTCCAGCGACAAGATTGCGGTCAGCGGTTAGGCTAAACCACTTTAGCAGAGTCTAGTGGTGAGTCAGCAGATTCCAAGTTTGTAAAGAGAACGTGACGTGATTCTTTAGATGAACTCAAccacttcttcccttcaGGGATTCTGTGGACATATACACAAACATGGAAGATGCATCTGGATTTAATTCATCACAAAACTTCTCACAAGTCACTAAACCAGACGATGGGCCAGCCGATGGGATTGATGTGCCAGATATGAACTTCCTTACTTGGCCACTTGAGGAAAATGCTGCCTTCGACTGGGATGCACTCAACGCTGAGCTACTTAGCGCTTCTTCAGACCCGAACCATGAACAGTGGTCGCAATGGATAGTCTCCGATCCATCTGAACAAGCCCACATGTCATCAGGTTTTCCTATCAACGGCGACTCTACCGTGCCCCCGCCGGAAACCCAATTAAACAAGACCGGTGCTCCTGCATTTATTGATCAACCTACAGAATTATATAACCCCGTGCCTATGCGCCGGGGACTTACTGATGTAACTCAATTCCTGGATGGTGCTTATTGTCCTCCACATCCCTGTAGCTATTGTCGTAAGCACCGGTTGCAGTGCCTGATTATCCGGACTACTCCAGCGAATCCGAACCCAATCACGTCGTGCTCGAGCTGTGTGGCTTTATTCCGCGAATGCAGTCTGGCAATAGGAGAAAAACGCCAACCTTCTGGGTTTGAGACTCTCGCTCCAGCAATTGGCCATCTCCATGGTCTCCGGGAGCTGAGCGAAGATGTTGCTTTTGCGGACCAGATGACGATTCCGGAGCAAGAGAACGAGCTCGACGCCTCTATGCTAGATCATGCGAGAGGTAGAACTGAGCCGAAAGACTCCAAGCAGTTTGTCAGAAAAGGAGCCAGAGTCTTACGGGCATGGTTCCTTCAGAATCAGGAGTGTCCCTACCCATCCGAGGAACAAAAGTCGCAGCTTGCCCGTCAGACAGGCTTCTCTATGAAACGAATATCGACGTGGTTTGCCAATGCCCGTCGACGCCAAAGACAGAAAATGGAGTTCTCCGGTCGCCCTCAGATCAACCGAGCTGGTTCACCAATGCCCACTAGCCAGTGGACAGCGATGACACCCTTGGAGCGATGGCAGGCGTCTCCTCCAGAAGATGATCCAGTGCCTGAATCAGCGATTAGGGATGCCATCGCATCTTCCACGGCAGAGTCAAGCTGGAGTGGTTTACCATCTGaaaccaaccatctcccAACCGGATCACCATCACTGAACTTCGACTCGGCATCATCTTCCCTCTTCGACTCCTCAGTCTCAGGATTCGGGAGTAGACAATCAGAAGCGTCATCCGACAGCATATCCATAGCATGGAGTCATCAATCACCCAACGACGGCGCCTTGCCATTCCCTATCAAGCCACCCAGACGGCACAAACGCCGATCCTCACACGCTACCGAGGAATACCGGTACCAGTGCACATTCTGCCCACAAtgcttcaagaagaagaacgattGGACCCGTCACGAGACAAGTGTCCACCTCTCTTTAGAATCGTGGATATGTACACCGAACCTCGCAGAACTAGAATTGACCGAACCAAACCCGCTCGCGTGTAAGTTCTGCCCTTTCTCATGGCCTTCCCAAGCCCATTGGGAGGAGCACGACTTCCGCGTTTGTGCAGAGAAGTCAATGGAACAGCGGTCGTTCACTCGAAAAGACCATCTCTGGCAGCACCTACGCAAGTTCCATAGCTGCACGAAAACCCCAATTCCTGATCTTGATGCCTGGCGCTTGACGAGAGGTGATATACGAAGTCGTTGTGGATTCTGTGGTCTGGAACTCGGTAATTGGGCGTTAAGGACCAATCATTTAGCAGGGCATTTCAAAGAGGGCGTTCGAATGGAACAGTGGGAAGGTGACTGGGGGTTGGATGCCGAAATATCCAGTGTCTTGAGGAATGCGGTGTTGCCGGGAAAGCGTGGCCAGGGAATTTGAATGTGGAAGTAAAGGAAGGACCTATAGTATGGTACGCATATATCATCATCTCATAGCCATCTGCTTGATGCCatactatacatacattTAAATGTTGTGCCTAACCCCGTACTTTGATgtgaaatataaaaataacagAGCAAATAACAATAGAAAGGGAGCAGGTCCAATCGTTGCAAAACAGATAGCAGGTTCTTGTATGCTCTCAACAAATCCAAGAGCATTATGTggtattctatatattaggATATCGTCTCTCAGAAAAAATTGTGTTCGCTTGTAACCCACACAAGACAACAAAATATACTGTCGGTCTCTATGCCCACACCAACTTTTTGATGTCATAAACCAAATGCTCAAAGATACCTGTCCGTTTCTTAGCATCGTCTAAGGAAATAATATCCGATGCCTCGATTATGGATGGGGCTCCTTCCTTTTGATCATTTGATTCTGGTCGCTGAGCTTCACCGGTCTTCATAGCTCGCTCTATTTCCTCGCAGACAGACCGCACCCAGTCTGTTTCACTGACTGTTatgctgctcttccttgtttgtgTTACAGAGttggagaggggaagagcTTTGAATGCAATAAATCGGGTCGTCGAGTGGGGTGTACCCTTGAACCAGGAGTACACGTCCCATTCATTGCTGGAGGGAGCGTTGCTGTCGAGTGTCTTGGTGTCCACGTTACTTTGCAATGAGCGGGTGTTGACACGAAGGGCGTTTGCATCGCCCTCGCGGTACTCGATAACAAGGCCAACGTTACCACGTTGATCAGTTTGCGTGTCGGTCAGAATGGAAGTGATGTATGTGCCGTAGTTGATTCGTGTTACGGAGCGCAGATCGATTCGCTCGAATGATAACACCTTATCGATGCTCCAATCGAACCGGCAGCTATAGATGGCGGCATCTGTGAGCAAGAGAACAGCTTCCTCGAACGGCAAAGTTCTTAGAGTATTAGGTTGTCGCGGAGTTAGCATCGTCCAGCCGCCCAGAAACTCCTCCGACTGTTCGCTGATCACAATTCTGCAGCTTGTATCTATAGCATTCTGGCGGAGCTTTTGAACTGAGATTCCTGGATCAGCTGTTTGCATCTCCGTTGCAAATTCTTTAAACACTTGCGTGGAAACATTTCCTAACATGTAGTCGATACACGCTTGTGAGAAATAGTCGTTGACAATGTTGTTGAAGTACCGTGTCAAAGTCAGTCCCAGGTCGTTCAATGCACCTCGATAGTCCCGTTTCCTCGTCCGAGTATAATCACCTTTCAGAGCTGCTGTTGAGGAATACTGTTTGGAGATGGCGTCGCCGTTATCTGCCCAAAGGGTATTGAACCATTGCGTCGAGGAATCGCCGCCAAGGTCGATGTTGATGCCCTCCTGCTTCAGCTCCCGCTCTAGAGCCCACTGACCGAAGGCGCATTGTGCGACTCCTGTACGATCTAGACAGTCCATGCAGTTAGTGCGGACGATGCCTGTTTGCCCCCGAATAACAGTATTGTTGTGTACGACTGTGTCGCTGTATTCGTTCAAGGTGCTCTCCAAGCTATTCACAAGTCGGCTGACATTCTCAAACCTCATTCCACGGCACTCATTGTGAAAGTCAAACCACTCTAAGCCAAGCTGTGTCCCATCTATCCCTCCTGACTGGTTCATAGCTTGCGCATATTTTTCATACTGCTCCCCCAGCTTCTTTTCGCCCGCGTGCTTGTCAATGAGTGAAACTGCTTGGATCTTGCCGTACTTTCGACTCAAGTTACGGAAGTGTCTATCGAAGGCAAGCTGATTCGTTTCTGGCGAGTGATGTAGCACGGGGACGGGTTTGAAAGTATAGGGTGACTGAGAGAAGTATAGCGGAATGGACCCACGCACTTGAAGATGGGAGTAAACATTGCGTACAGGATCCCAGTCAGGGTCCGAGAGAATCTGTTCAGTCTCTACGCTGTTGGCGGTATttccttcatcatcaacaccacGGCGCAGATATCGGAGGCCAGGCCGCTTTACCGACCGCCGGGAAATCAAGGTAAGGAGGAATTTTCGCTTATCGAGACCAGGGGCTTGCGTTTCA
This Aspergillus flavus chromosome 1, complete sequence DNA region includes the following protein-coding sequences:
- a CDS encoding putative homeobox and C2H2 transcription factor; the protein is MEDASGFNSSQNFSQVTKPDDGPADGIDVPDMNFLTWPLEENAAFDWDALNAELLSASSDPNHEQWSQWIVSDPSEQAHMSSGFPINGDSTVPPPETQLNKTGAPAFIDQPTELYNPVPMRRGLTDVTQFLDGAYCPPHPCSYCRKHRLQCLIIRTTPANPNPITSCSSCVALFRECSLAIGEKRQPSGFETLAPAIGHLHGLRELSEDVAFADQMTIPEQENELDASMLDHARGRTEPKDSKQFVRKGARVLRAWFLQNQECPYPSEEQKSQLARQTGFSMKRISTWFANARRRQRQKMEFSGRPQINRAGSPMPTSQWTAMTPLERWQASPPEDDPVPESAIRDAIASSTAESSWSGLPSETNHLPTGSPSLNFDSASSSLFDSSVSGFGSRQSEASSDSISIAWSHQSPNDGALPFPIKPPRRHKRRSSHATEEYRYQCTFCPQCFKKKNDWTRHETSVHLSLESWICTPNLAELELTEPNPLACKFCPFSWPSQAHWEEHDFRVCAEKSMEQRSFTRKDHLWQHLRKFHSCTKTPIPDLDAWRLTRGDIRSRCGFCGLELGNWALRTNHLAGHFKEGVRMEQWEGDWGLDAEISSVLRNAVLPGKRGQGI
- a CDS encoding SacI domain protein; translation: MPALLRKLCIVAAVDGLILQVPGNGLRHNGNNESSSIRIDYKTGRVSFNPTYPADQDERDEGMEAFGLVGLLTVASYSFLISVTQRQQVAQIQGKPVYSITNVAIIPTSSQEDASRAIFQAKEQILQGEGGQDETASEESISDVETDSEDLDVSTVPSSPVRETSHIRGHSVSSIAEDVIGKRARFGRFAANWLSRKTLGLPGFGTVGQEPTDTSKGVGTDVNKESAEATASEVDVSLRQSAGDPTVELLPKLLRYTKLLFTSNNFFFAYDYDLTRHIGGQSLALNNSHLPLHKVVDELYFWNRHLMEPFITIDAHSFVLPLMQGFVGQREFTVATTEGHRPTRLDNPQESSEGRIVDETHETQAPGLDKRKFLLTLISRRSVKRPGLRYLRRGVDDEGNTANSVETEQILSDPDWDPVRNVYSHLQVRGSIPLYFSQSPYTFKPVPVLHHSPETNQLAFDRHFRNLSRKYGKIQAVSLIDKHAGEKKLGEQYEKYAQAMNQSGGIDGTQLGLEWFDFHNECRGMRFENVSRLVNSLESTLNEYSDTVVHNNTVIRGQTGIVRTNCMDCLDRTGVAQCAFGQWALERELKQEGINIDLGGDSSTQWFNTLWADNGDAISKQYSSTAALKGDYTRTRKRDYRGALNDLGLTLTRYFNNIVNDYFSQACIDYMLGNVSTQVFKEFATEMQTADPGISVQKLRQNAIDTSCRIVISEQSEEFLGGWTMLTPRQPNTLRTLPFEEAVLLLTDAAIYSCRFDWSIDKVLSFERIDLRSVTRINYGTYITSILTDTQTDQRGNVGLVIEYREGDANALRVNTRSLQSNVDTKTLDSNAPSSNEWDVYSWFKGTPHSTTRFIAFKALPLSNSVTQTRKSSITVSETDWVRSVCEEIERAMKTGEAQRPESNDQKEGAPSIIEASDIISLDDAKKRTGIFEHLVYDIKKLVWA